The Lebetimonas natsushimae genomic sequence CGGTTGTATTTATAGATACAATTGGTAAATTTTTGGAAAAGACTAAAAGCGGCAGTTTTTCAAAATATAATCCTCTTGAAGCCGAGTATGTTAAAAATTTAGTTGATAAATTAATCGAAAACGGCGCAAAAGAGGAACATATCGGAGTGATTACTCCATATAAAGACCATGAAGAATATATAAAAAAAATTTTAAAAAGCGCAGTTGAGGTAAAATCGGTTGACGGATTTCAGGGGCGAGAAAAAGAGATAATAATTGTTAGTCTTGTCAGGGCTAACGAAAATGAAGAAATCGGGTTTTTAAATGATATAAGAAGGCTAAATGTTGCAATCACAAGACCTAAGCGAAAGCTTATTGTAATTGGGGATGCTAATACATTAAAAATTAATAAAACTTATGAAGATTTAATTGAATATATAAAAAAAGAAGGGCTTTATAAGACTATTTAGCCGCTTCTTTTAATGCATTAAGAGCTGTTTCGTAGTCTGGCTCTGCTGTAATTTCAGGAACTAATTCTTTATAAGTAATTTTTCCTTCTTTGTTCACTACAAAAACTGCTCTTGCACTAAGTCCCCTGAGTGGACCTTCCGCAATTAAAGTTCCATAATTAACTGAGAAACATTTATCTCTGAAATCACTTAAAACTTGAACGTTTTCAATTCCCTCAGTAGAGCAAAATCTTTTTGCTGCAAAAGGCAAATCCATACTAACTACACATACTGCTGCTCCCTCAACAGCTGCTGCCTGTTCATTAAATTTTCTTGTTTCAGTTGCACAAACCGGTGTATCAAGACTTGGGACTGCAATGATTAATTGGGCTTTTCCCTGTGCTCCACCGATTGTAATTTCTTCAAGTGCACTGTTTGGCAAAGTTACAACAGGAGCGTTATCTCCAACATTTACCTGATTTCCGTAAAGTGATACATCATTTCCTTTTAATTTTGTTGTTACTGGCATATTTTCTCCTTTTTTTAAGGAGTATAACAAAAGGAATTGAAATAAAAAAGATATATTTTGTCTTATTTTAAGATATGTAACAATTTGTTACATTAATCTGTTTCAAGTTCCAGGCTCATTAAATACATATCTTCCCCGTCAATTATTTCCAAATTACCGCTGTTACATTTGGGACAACGGTATTCATCTTTTTTGAGTTCCGTTTCAAATCCACAATCCCTGCACCGCACAACTACCGGCTGTATTTTCATAATAAATTCAGCTTCTTCACAGATAGTGCCTTCTTTAAAAGTTTCAAATGCCGTTTGTAGTAAATCCGGCTCCACTCCGCTTAGCACCCCGACTTTTATTTCCAGTTTTGTAACTTTTTTTGCATTATTTTTTCTTGCATGTTCATCCGCAAGTTGAAGCAAGGAATCTACAATAGAATATTCATGCATTTTATACCTTTTTTTTAAAATTATAATATAATTATGAAAAAAGGCTAAAAAGTGAAGGAGAATAAAAAAACACAAATAATGAAAACTGCTTTAAAACTTTTTGCAAAACAAGGGTTTTATAATACTACAATAGCTGATATTGCCAAAGAAATGGGAATGAGTGTTGGTAATATGTATAATTATTTTCCCTCAAAAGAATCTCTTGCAAAAGAGCTTTTATTATATTCTTCAAATAGATTCGGTGAAAAATTAAAAGAAATTAATGAAATGAATATTCATGCCAAAGAAAAAATAAAAAAAATAGTTGAGTTGTATTTTAATATGGCGGAAGATGAACCAGAACTTGTGGATTATTTTATGAGGGTTTATCTTTCCAATAAAGAAATTTTTGCTAATGGGTGTGAGGGAATGCTATGTGTTAGTGCGTTTGTAACTGAAATAATGATTTTCCTTGAAGAGGGTGTAAGAAGAAAAGAACTTAAAAACCAGGACTTTTTTTCGGCATTTGGTCTTTTTATGGGATATCTGGGGGGACTTGTGTTTTTAAGTAAAGAAGGTATACTTCCTAAACCTTTAAAAGAATATATAGAAAGTGTAAGTGAAAATATTTACAATGCGCTCAAAGCTTGATATTATATGGATTGATGCGGTAGGTTGCAATGGATGCAGTCATTCATTTCTTAATTATCCATATCTGAAAGAAATTTATAAAAAGTTTAATTTCTTATATCATCCTCTTATTGATTCTCCTGCTTTTAAACTGCAAGAATGTGATATTTTAATAGTAGAAGGGGCTTTGAAAAATAATTTTCCAAGACTTGGGTATAATATTAATGATTTAATAAGAAAACTGATTGTCAGGGCAAAAAATGTTATAGCTTTAGGGACATGTGCTGTATACGGAGGAATATTCGGTGAGGGATTAATGTATAATAAAGATTTAAGGGGAATGTTTTATAAATGTAAAGATAAGATTATTAATATTCCGGGATGTCCTGTTCATTACGACTGGCTGGTTTATGTACTCGATATGATTTATAAGAATAAAAAAATTGTATTGGATAATCAAAACAGGCCAAAAGAAATTTTTTCTTTTACTTCCCATAGCGGCTGCAGCAGAAATGAGTATTTTGAATGGAAAATTGATGCCCAGAGTTTTGGTACAAAAGAAGGCTGTCTTTTTTACGAACAGGGCTGTCAGGGACCTTACACCCACAGTACTTGTAACAGGATATTATGGAATGAGGTAAGTTCCAAGCCGAGGGCCGGCACACCATGTTTTGGATGTACTGAAAGCGGTTTTCCTAAAATCGGGCTTTTTACAACCGATACTTTTATGGGGATCCCTTCAAAAATTCCTTTGGGAGTGAGTAAAAGGGCTTATCTTACAATAAGCGGAATGGCAAAAAGTTTGAAAAATGAAAGACTTTCCAAAAAATTAATTGACGGATGCAACGATGAAGATAACAAAGAAAATAGTTAATAAAATAGAAGGGGAAGCAAGTTTAAAAATATACGGGGATAAAAAAGTAGATTTTGTTGAAATTGAATTTTGGCAATACAGGGGAATTGAAAATTATTTGATAAACCGTCCGATAATGGATGCACTTGTTATAAACCCAAGAATATGTGGAATATGTGGGCACTCTCATCTGTTTGCCACAGTTAAAGCAATAGAAAATGCCGTAAACGCCAAAATATCAAAAAAGGCTAAAATTTTAAGGGACATTACGGTTGGGCTTGAAATAGTTGAAAACCATATAAAATGGTTTTATATCACGCTTTTTCCAACACAAATCAAAGATAAAAAATATATTTTTAAAGCAAATAAATTTGCAACTCTTATTTCAAAAGCCATTGCTTTAATAGCCGGTCAGTACCCTCACAATTCTTATATGATACCTGGCGGAGTGACATGTGATCCAACCAATTTGGAAATAATAAAATTAAAAGACTTGCTTCAAAAAATTTATGAAAAATATCAGGAAGAAATTATTGATTTGAATATGAATTCTAATGATTTAAGAGTTTTTTTTGAAAATTTACCTAGAGATATCGGAAAAAGTGTTAACAGGTTTTTGGTTCTTGGTAATAATCTTTTTTTTAAAAAAAACGGTGATGTAAGTTTAGTTAAAGAAGAAAAAAACACTTCACTTAGCAAAAATGTTTTATATAACAATTTATTTGTTGAAGTTGGACCGCTTGCAAGAAATATAGAAAATCAAAATATAAAAAAAATTTATGATAAATATAAAGATAGTATATATACAAGAATAATCGCAAGGATATATGAAGGATTGTTGATTTTAAAATATTTAATAAAAAAGGTTAAAGAAATTGATATATGTGAACCTTCATATATTAAGCCAGAAATATATGATGGAACCGGAATTTCAGCAATAGAAGCCCCGAGGGGAAGCCTTGTTCATGAAATTAAAATAAAAAATGAAAAAATAGCAAATTATAATATTATAGTTCCAACTCAATTTAACCTTTCTTCTTCTCAAGACAAGAATAATCTTTCAGCTGCTCAGACTGCAATGATTGGTGAAAAAAAAGAATATTTAGACACAATTTTTAAATGTTTTGATATATGTGCGGTATGTGTAAGCCATTAATTTGAAAAAATTAATAAATTTTTAATAAATTTTAATAAATTTTACTTATAATTCTTGAAAATGAATATTTATTTAGTATATAATATGATGAACAAAAAAATTGGAGGGATAAAATGAATGAAGCAACTATTGCTAAAATTAAAGAGAGATTAGCATCTCTTAGAAAACTTCCAGGAATTGGAGAAAAAAGTGTAGCTCAGGTTTTAGAAGAACACGGCTTTACAAGAAGGGATTTTCTAAAATGGTCTGCAGCAATGGCTGTGATGCTTGGACTTCCAACTAAATTTTCTCCGTTA encodes the following:
- the hypA gene encoding hydrogenase/urease nickel incorporation protein HypA; this translates as MHEYSIVDSLLQLADEHARKNNAKKVTKLEIKVGVLSGVEPDLLQTAFETFKEGTICEEAEFIMKIQPVVVRCRDCGFETELKKDEYRCPKCNSGNLEIIDGEDMYLMSLELETD
- a CDS encoding nickel-dependent hydrogenase large subunit translates to MKITKKIVNKIEGEASLKIYGDKKVDFVEIEFWQYRGIENYLINRPIMDALVINPRICGICGHSHLFATVKAIENAVNAKISKKAKILRDITVGLEIVENHIKWFYITLFPTQIKDKKYIFKANKFATLISKAIALIAGQYPHNSYMIPGGVTCDPTNLEIIKLKDLLQKIYEKYQEEIIDLNMNSNDLRVFFENLPRDIGKSVNRFLVLGNNLFFKKNGDVSLVKEEKNTSLSKNVLYNNLFVEVGPLARNIENQNIKKIYDKYKDSIYTRIIARIYEGLLILKYLIKKVKEIDICEPSYIKPEIYDGTGISAIEAPRGSLVHEIKIKNEKIANYNIIVPTQFNLSSSQDKNNLSAAQTAMIGEKKEYLDTIFKCFDICAVCVSH
- a CDS encoding hydrogenase gives rise to the protein MKIFTMRSKLDIIWIDAVGCNGCSHSFLNYPYLKEIYKKFNFLYHPLIDSPAFKLQECDILIVEGALKNNFPRLGYNINDLIRKLIVRAKNVIALGTCAVYGGIFGEGLMYNKDLRGMFYKCKDKIINIPGCPVHYDWLVYVLDMIYKNKKIVLDNQNRPKEIFSFTSHSGCSRNEYFEWKIDAQSFGTKEGCLFYEQGCQGPYTHSTCNRILWNEVSSKPRAGTPCFGCTESGFPKIGLFTTDTFMGIPSKIPLGVSKRAYLTISGMAKSLKNERLSKKLIDGCNDEDNKENS
- the tpx gene encoding thiol peroxidase — translated: MPVTTKLKGNDVSLYGNQVNVGDNAPVVTLPNSALEEITIGGAQGKAQLIIAVPSLDTPVCATETRKFNEQAAAVEGAAVCVVSMDLPFAAKRFCSTEGIENVQVLSDFRDKCFSVNYGTLIAEGPLRGLSARAVFVVNKEGKITYKELVPEITAEPDYETALNALKEAAK
- a CDS encoding TetR/AcrR family transcriptional regulator, whose protein sequence is MKTALKLFAKQGFYNTTIADIAKEMGMSVGNMYNYFPSKESLAKELLLYSSNRFGEKLKEINEMNIHAKEKIKKIVELYFNMAEDEPELVDYFMRVYLSNKEIFANGCEGMLCVSAFVTEIMIFLEEGVRRKELKNQDFFSAFGLFMGYLGGLVFLSKEGILPKPLKEYIESVSENIYNALKA